A stretch of the Actinoalloteichus fjordicus genome encodes the following:
- a CDS encoding fatty acid desaturase, whose product MSPTFSDTMSGGRGARHRFAPEILDAVRVASRPDNWRGPTELARHWFWIAFWCAASVWTFNNWTLWASIPVYLLAAFFIGGRQRAVAGVLHMATHRAFMANHRVGSVLGAVFGGYPVLQSFTAYRASHLGEHHGRLGDPERDPDYRQYKDNGLCGDNLGRPALNRYLRKVVGPRSTGSYILYLLRHRIWSRDEAPFERALRITLLVAVLAWAVVANWWLWLILLWFVPLVTTQVWIGAVAELMEHFPLIENAPRIDLYMSWNRDYGFWTRFLFGETDGEGFHLVHHLFPRTPMWRLREVDAILAKDPVYAALPRLSGVLGGMVQIYRSLPPTPRRRPQTGAVPTTT is encoded by the coding sequence ATGTCGCCGACTTTCTCTGACACCATGTCCGGTGGTCGAGGGGCTCGACATCGGTTCGCTCCGGAGATTCTCGACGCCGTCCGCGTCGCGTCTCGCCCGGACAACTGGCGCGGTCCCACCGAACTCGCCCGGCACTGGTTCTGGATCGCGTTCTGGTGTGCGGCGTCGGTGTGGACCTTCAACAACTGGACGCTCTGGGCGTCAATCCCGGTGTACCTGCTCGCTGCCTTCTTCATCGGCGGCCGCCAGCGCGCGGTGGCGGGTGTGCTGCACATGGCCACGCACCGTGCGTTCATGGCCAACCATCGGGTCGGCAGCGTCCTGGGCGCCGTCTTCGGCGGGTACCCGGTGCTGCAGAGCTTCACCGCGTACCGCGCATCGCATCTCGGCGAACACCACGGCCGCTTGGGCGACCCGGAGCGCGATCCCGACTACCGCCAGTACAAGGACAACGGCCTGTGCGGCGACAACCTGGGTCGCCCGGCGTTGAACCGCTATCTGCGCAAGGTGGTAGGCCCGAGGTCCACCGGCTCGTACATCCTCTACCTGCTGCGGCACCGGATCTGGTCGAGGGACGAGGCGCCGTTCGAGCGCGCCCTGCGCATCACCTTGCTCGTCGCCGTGCTGGCGTGGGCGGTGGTCGCCAACTGGTGGCTGTGGTTGATCCTGCTCTGGTTCGTTCCGCTGGTGACCACGCAGGTCTGGATCGGCGCGGTAGCCGAGTTGATGGAGCACTTCCCGCTCATCGAGAACGCGCCGCGCATAGACCTCTACATGTCGTGGAACCGGGACTACGGGTTCTGGACTCGTTTCCTGTTCGGCGAGACCGACGGCGAAGGATTCCACCTGGTCCATCACCTGTTTCCCAGGACGCCGATGTGGCGCCTGCGTGAGGTCGACGCCATCCTCGCGAAGGACCCGGTGTACGCCGCGCTTCCTCGGCTCAGCGGGGTGCTCGGTGGCATGGTGCAGATCTACCGGTCGCTGCCGCCGACCCCACGTCGACGCCCGCAGACGGGCGCGGTTCCGACAACCACGTAG
- a CDS encoding non-ribosomal peptide synthetase, with product MKPVGRLVHRLIEAQAEQTPDAVAVVWDGGTYTFRQLDQRATVLATLLVERGVRPERLVGVSMEPSPLLLVAMFAIWKAGGAYVPIDASLPRDVAEGMVSDAGVTLLIGNGPVAVDLAGVHTIDLDGLDLSSPPTALPSVELHPSNLAYCVFTSGSTGKPKLVAAAHASFVNHARALRDQLSLGPQDRSLQSTAMAFDAALEEILPAWLAGGAVVMPAQSKFTSWEFTGLIERLSVTMVSLPSAYWHLWVDDLVAGVVSLPPSLRTVFIGGDKILVDKLTAWYGVPGAERINWVSDYGPTETSISVALHHPARDGIGGSDGSDYALVSLGRAFAQAALYILDDELRLVPDGEPGDLWVGGPPVTRGYYGAPAMTADRYRPDPQGSSGARMYRTGDRAARMPDGTLSFLGRSDRQVKIRGQRVELGQVESALHQLDGVTDAVAVVVQNRTAGSSLVAYVETGPDVSEAEIKARLVERLPESALPTHIVLLDKIPRSPLNGKVSRAALPSIGEARACRLDVAAMTTLERAVAMVVADVLGVSVSDRHEDVFSIGGDSLQGMQILSRVAEVTGVALTFTQFRAAPHVAGIAASVTRLRGAGAAEYAIAPAANREEWQPASRGQQALWYLDKVHRGAPLYAIPVCYRIRGPLDIERLDAALTAIVTRHEALRTVLVQKGGTVWQHVRPAEPVRTEVVRADDFTDAAERVQTAAGGTFDLGTGPLLRSSAFQFDGEWLWLLDVHHAVFDAWSLAVFWHELAALYEGRPLPDVAVQYADYVVWQQRWLAGPEAAAQRAYWSTQLTGAPEPAQLGTGRAAGARVGTDGFALRLPPSAIDTAAVKRVAQECRSTPYTVLLASFFLALSRAIGTDEPVVGLPVACRNRPGTENIIGYLVNTVAVRARLNRAMSFRDVVADVDAAMAEALTNQDLPFADAADGASRSARAGAPPIFQAMFGFQSTPLDSLDGIAGLTIVEHFVHSGTAKTALTWTARNEATGLVGEIEYAADAFDTESAAQWQADLMATLDAALAEPDQSIGTLLDRSVRCDPGSVERIG from the coding sequence GTGAAGCCGGTGGGGCGCCTGGTGCACCGGCTCATCGAGGCGCAGGCCGAGCAGACCCCGGACGCGGTGGCAGTGGTCTGGGATGGCGGGACCTACACCTTCCGCCAACTCGATCAGCGGGCCACCGTGCTCGCCACCCTGCTCGTCGAGCGCGGTGTTCGGCCAGAACGCCTGGTAGGCGTGAGCATGGAGCCGTCGCCCCTGCTCCTCGTGGCGATGTTCGCGATCTGGAAGGCAGGCGGGGCCTACGTCCCCATCGACGCGTCGCTGCCGCGCGACGTCGCCGAGGGCATGGTCTCCGACGCAGGAGTGACCTTGCTGATCGGCAATGGTCCCGTCGCGGTGGATCTCGCCGGGGTGCATACGATCGATCTCGACGGCCTCGACCTGTCGAGTCCGCCCACGGCCCTGCCGTCAGTAGAGCTGCACCCGTCTAACCTCGCGTACTGCGTGTTCACGTCGGGCTCGACGGGTAAGCCCAAGCTGGTCGCGGCCGCGCACGCGAGCTTCGTCAACCACGCGCGGGCGCTGCGCGACCAACTGTCGCTGGGCCCACAGGATCGTTCGCTGCAGTCCACGGCGATGGCCTTCGACGCCGCGCTCGAGGAGATCCTCCCGGCGTGGCTGGCCGGAGGCGCGGTGGTGATGCCGGCACAGAGCAAGTTCACCAGCTGGGAGTTCACCGGGCTCATCGAGCGGCTGTCGGTGACGATGGTCAGCCTGCCCAGCGCCTACTGGCACCTGTGGGTCGACGACCTGGTGGCAGGCGTGGTGAGCCTGCCGCCGAGCCTGCGCACCGTGTTCATCGGCGGCGACAAGATCCTCGTCGACAAGCTGACGGCCTGGTACGGCGTTCCGGGTGCGGAACGGATCAACTGGGTGTCGGACTACGGGCCGACCGAGACGTCGATCAGCGTCGCCCTGCACCATCCCGCCCGCGACGGCATCGGCGGCTCCGACGGTTCCGACTATGCCCTGGTGTCGCTCGGCCGTGCGTTCGCGCAGGCAGCGCTGTACATCCTCGACGACGAGTTGCGGCTCGTGCCCGACGGCGAGCCCGGCGATCTGTGGGTGGGCGGCCCGCCGGTGACCCGCGGCTACTACGGAGCTCCGGCGATGACAGCCGACCGCTACCGTCCGGACCCGCAAGGGTCGTCCGGTGCGCGGATGTACCGGACCGGCGATCGCGCCGCCCGGATGCCCGATGGCACGCTCTCCTTCCTCGGCCGTTCCGATCGCCAGGTGAAGATCCGCGGGCAGCGGGTGGAACTCGGCCAGGTGGAGAGCGCGCTGCATCAACTCGACGGCGTGACGGACGCCGTGGCCGTCGTGGTCCAGAACCGGACTGCGGGGTCGTCCCTCGTCGCGTACGTCGAGACCGGGCCCGACGTCTCGGAGGCCGAGATCAAGGCCCGCCTGGTCGAGCGGCTGCCCGAATCCGCGCTGCCGACGCACATCGTGCTGCTGGACAAGATCCCGCGTTCGCCGCTGAACGGGAAGGTGTCACGAGCCGCCTTGCCGTCGATCGGCGAGGCACGAGCCTGCCGTCTCGACGTCGCGGCCATGACCACGCTCGAACGCGCGGTCGCCATGGTCGTCGCCGACGTTCTCGGCGTGTCGGTCAGCGACCGACACGAGGACGTCTTCTCCATCGGCGGGGACTCGCTGCAGGGTATGCAGATCCTGAGCCGGGTCGCCGAGGTGACCGGTGTGGCACTGACCTTCACCCAGTTCCGCGCGGCCCCGCACGTCGCCGGGATCGCCGCGTCGGTGACGCGGCTCCGCGGCGCAGGCGCCGCCGAGTACGCGATCGCTCCCGCCGCGAACCGCGAGGAGTGGCAGCCCGCGTCGCGTGGACAGCAGGCGCTCTGGTACCTCGACAAGGTGCACCGAGGTGCGCCCCTGTACGCGATCCCGGTCTGCTATCGGATCCGCGGACCGCTCGACATCGAACGCCTGGACGCCGCCCTGACCGCCATCGTCACCCGGCACGAGGCACTGCGGACGGTGCTGGTCCAGAAGGGCGGCACGGTGTGGCAACACGTCCGCCCCGCCGAGCCGGTCCGGACCGAGGTCGTCCGCGCCGACGACTTCACCGACGCCGCCGAGCGCGTCCAGACCGCGGCCGGGGGCACCTTCGACCTGGGCACGGGACCGCTGCTGCGCTCGTCGGCGTTCCAGTTCGACGGCGAGTGGTTGTGGCTGCTCGACGTGCACCACGCGGTGTTCGATGCCTGGTCGCTGGCCGTGTTCTGGCACGAACTCGCGGCGCTCTACGAGGGCCGACCGCTGCCGGACGTCGCCGTGCAGTACGCCGACTACGTCGTGTGGCAGCAACGCTGGTTGGCGGGGCCGGAGGCGGCAGCGCAGCGGGCGTACTGGTCGACACAGCTGACGGGCGCCCCTGAGCCTGCGCAGCTGGGAACGGGGCGAGCGGCCGGGGCCCGCGTGGGCACGGACGGCTTCGCCCTGCGGTTGCCGCCCTCGGCCATCGACACCGCGGCCGTCAAGCGCGTTGCCCAGGAGTGTCGGTCCACTCCGTACACCGTCCTTCTCGCGTCCTTCTTCCTCGCCCTCAGCCGTGCGATCGGCACGGACGAGCCGGTAGTCGGCCTGCCGGTCGCCTGCCGTAACCGACCAGGTACCGAGAACATCATCGGATACCTCGTGAACACGGTCGCGGTGCGCGCCCGGTTGAACCGGGCCATGAGTTTTCGCGATGTGGTCGCCGACGTCGACGCGGCAATGGCCGAAGCCCTGACGAACCAGGACCTGCCCTTCGCCGATGCAGCCGATGGAGCGTCGCGCAGCGCCCGAGCAGGCGCTCCGCCGATCTTCCAGGCGATGTTCGGGTTCCAGTCCACACCGCTCGACAGCCTCGACGGCATCGCGGGACTGACCATCGTCGAGCACTTCGTGCACTCCGGAACAGCCAAGACGGCACTGACCTGGACGGCGCGCAACGAAGCGACCGGTCTGGTCGGCGAGATCGAGTACGCCGCCGACGCCTTCGACACGGAGTCCGCCGCGCAGTGGCAGGCCGACCTGATGGCCACCCTGGACGCGGCGCTGGCCGAACCGGACCAGTCGATCGGCACGCTCCTCGACAGGTCCGTGCGGTGTGATCCCGGCTCTGTAGAACGTATCGGTTGA
- a CDS encoding amidinotransferase, which translates to MGVVVRRPEPRDHSASYGVPGWSSTGLYDAMPRDLLLVVGDEIIEAPMAWRSRYHSVSAFRPLLKDYFRRGARWTSAPKPELHDDLYVEDWTDQPDGEPFRSVITEYEPTFDAADFMRFGRDIFAQRSHVTNGMGIEWLRRHLGDDYRVHEVTLEDDHPMHIDASLVPLAPGKLLIQAERVPEVPSLLKDWEVRVAPTPVIPDSHPLYMTSKWINMNVLMIDEEHMLVEAQDVPMQRLAESWGITPVPCPFRNFNSFGGSFHCATTDVRRRGELRSYL; encoded by the coding sequence ATGGGCGTCGTGGTGCGTCGGCCGGAACCGCGTGATCACTCTGCCTCCTATGGCGTTCCCGGCTGGTCGAGCACCGGGCTGTACGACGCCATGCCGCGGGACCTGTTGCTCGTCGTCGGTGACGAGATCATCGAAGCGCCGATGGCATGGCGGTCGCGGTACCACTCTGTGTCGGCGTTCCGACCACTGCTGAAGGACTACTTCCGGCGCGGGGCGCGGTGGACTTCGGCGCCGAAGCCCGAGCTGCACGATGACCTGTACGTGGAAGACTGGACGGATCAGCCCGACGGCGAGCCGTTCCGTTCGGTGATCACGGAGTACGAGCCGACCTTCGACGCGGCCGACTTCATGCGCTTCGGCCGGGACATCTTCGCCCAGCGCAGCCACGTCACCAACGGGATGGGCATCGAATGGTTGCGCAGGCACCTCGGTGACGACTATCGCGTCCACGAGGTCACGCTCGAGGACGACCACCCGATGCACATCGACGCGAGCCTGGTGCCGCTCGCTCCAGGGAAGCTGCTCATCCAGGCCGAGCGGGTGCCGGAGGTGCCCAGCCTGTTGAAGGACTGGGAGGTGCGAGTCGCGCCCACGCCGGTCATACCCGACAGCCACCCGTTGTACATGACCAGCAAGTGGATCAACATGAACGTGCTGATGATCGACGAGGAGCACATGCTCGTGGAGGCCCAGGACGTGCCGATGCAGCGGCTGGCCGAGAGCTGGGGCATCACTCCGGTCCCCTGTCCGTTCCGCAACTTCAACAGCTTCGGTGGTTCGTTCCATTGCGCGACGACCGACGTTCGCCGCCGTGGCGAGTTGCGGTCCTACTTGTGA